DNA sequence from the Paenibacillus azoreducens genome:
ATCCATGGACCGGTGTCACACTGGAAAACGGCCTTTCTGCAAGAGAAGGGGCAGAGGCCGTCAATCAAATTCAGCGTTACGCGGTGGAACATTCGCGTCTCGGCATTCCGATTCTGATCGGGGAAGAATGCTCGCATGGGCATATGGCGATCGACGGCACGGTATTCCCGGTTCCGCTGCTGCTTGGCAGCACCTGGAACGTGGATTTATACCGCGAAATGTGCCAGGCCGTAGCGAAGGAAACCCGCGCCCAGGGCGGAGCGGTAACTTATTCGCCGGTGCTTGATGTCGTTCGCGACCCGCGTTGGGGACGGACGGAGGAGTGCTTTGCGGAAGACCCGTACCTGATCGGCGAGTTTGCCGCCGCTGCAGTGCATGGCCTTCAAGGGGAAAACCTGAACAGCGACAGCAGCGTAGCGGCAACGCTGAAGCATTTTGTTGGTTATGGCAGCTCCGAGGGAGGACGAAATGCCGGTCCGGTGCATATGGGCTGGCGTGAACTGCTGGAAGTGGATCTGTATCCATTCAAGAAGGCCGTCGAAGCCGGTGCGGCTTCGATTATGCCTGCTTATAACGAGATTGATGGAGTGCCATGCACAGTAAATACCGAACTGTTGAACGAAGTGTTGCGGAAACAGTGGGGATTCGACGGCATGGTGATCACCGATTGCGGGGCGATCAATATGCTGGCTGCCGGACATGACGTCGCGGAAGATGGCCTTGACGCATCCGTACAAGCGATCGAAGCGGGAATCGATATGGAAATGTCCGGCGAAATGTTTGGACGTTATTTGCTTGAGGCTTTAAACCAAGGACGGCTGGATATCGAAGTGCTGGACCGGGCGGTGCGCCATGTGCTGACCCTGAAATTCAAACTTGGTTTATTCGAAAATCCCTATGTGGATTCGGATCGGGCCGAGCGCGTCATTGGCTGCGATGGCCACGTCGGGTTGGCGCGTAAGCTGGCAGAGGAAGGCATCGTGCTTCTCAAAAACGAAGACGGCGTTTTGCCGCTTGATGAACGCAGCGGCAAGATTGCGGTCATCGGACCAAATGCGGACTCCGGGTATAATCAATTAGGCGATTATACGTCGCCGCAGCCGCCGGAAAAAGTAGCAACGGTTTTGAAGGGAATTCGGGCAAGGTTAGCGGAGGAGTCCGAGCGCGTGCTGTACGCACCGGGGTGTCGAATTAAAGGCGATGACCGCGAAGGATTTGAATACGCGCTCGCCTGTGCATCGCAGGCAGACACCGTCGTCATGGTAGTCGGCGGCTCCAGCGCCCGTGATTTCGGTGAAGGGACCATCGACCTCAGAACAGGGGCTTCCAAGGTTTCGGACAACTCCTGGAACGATATGGACTGCGGCGAAGGTATCGACCGCATGACATTGGGGCTTGCTGGCGTGCAGCTCGAGTTGATGCAGGAAATTCATAAGCTGGGCAAACGCTTAATCGTCGTTTACATTAACGGTCGCCCTATAGCAGAACCATGGATTGACGAACATGCCGACGCGATTTTGGAAGCGTGGTACCCCGGGCAGGAGGGGGGACATGCCGTGGCTGGGATTTTGTTTGGAGACATCAATCCATCCGGCCGGCTGACTGTATCCATTCCGAAGCATGTTGGACAGCTTCCCGTGTATTACAACGGCAAGCGGTCGCGCGGAAAGCGGTATTTGGAGGAAGACTCCAAAGCGCGTTATCCTTTTGGATATGGACTCAGTTACACGACGTATAACTATGACCGCCTCACGATAACCAAGGATTCCATTGCCGCAGACGAATCGGCGGTCGTGTCGGTGGATGTAACCAACACTGGAAATATGGCCGGTGCGGAAGTTGTACAGCTTTACATTTCGGATGCTGTCAGCAAAGTTAGCCGGCCGCAGTTGGAACTGAAAGGGTTCGCCAAGGTGGAACTAGATCCGGGAGAAACCAAGACGGTTTCCTTTGAAATAGGAAAAGAGCAGCTGCAATACATTGGACGGGACCTGAAACCTGTCGTAGAGCCGGGATTATTCCACATTCATATCGGAAGAAACGTGAACGATACGCTTAGTACGTCTTTGATTGTACAGGAGGAAGAATAATGGAACGGATCAGACGTTTTATTCGTGAACTTTCGGAAAACCAGTGGCTGGAGCAAATGGATTACGGTCTCTGGGATATTACGCGTTCTTATTATAAGCTGCCTGGTGAATACGAGAATGAGGCATCTTATCCGGAAGGGTTGGCATTAAACCCATTTCCGAGTGTGCAGGGAACTACCTATTTTTTCAAAACCAAGCTGCAATTACCGGCCGAATGGACGCAAGAGCCATTTGGCCTTGTGTTCAATTCGGGCGGGGAGGGCTTGCTGCGCGTTAACGGGACTTCTTTTCAAGGACTTGACCGCAACCACACATATGTTACGCTGGATCCAAGAGTTATCGGCGAATCCCCGGAGCTGGAGATCGAGTTGTTTGATCCTGTGCCTGAGCCTGTGGATCCACTAAATCAACAGGCCGTCATCAATCCGCCGATCACTTCAATCACAAGCCAATTCGTAAAGCCGAATTTCGCCGTGCAAAGTTTGATGTATACCGTAACGGTCGTTCGCGATTCCATCGCGCTGCTCCCGCAGGAGGATTTCCGCCGGGTGCGGCTAATGGAAGCGCTGTACAGGGCCATGGACCGATTCGTGAATCTGGATCAGGCTTCGATCCGAGAAGGCAGCGAGATTAAACAAATCGAAGCTAGGTTAAGCCAGGAAGTCCGTGAAATCGGGGGGAACGCCGAAGGACTGGAGCATATGATCGGCCAATCGCATATCGATATTGCCTGGCTGTGGCCTGTGCGGGAAACGGTGCGGAAGGCAAGTAGAACGTTTTCGACCATCGACAGGCTGATGGCCGAATACCCGGAGTTCCGGTATGCGCAAAGCCAGCCGCTCCTGTTTGCTTTTTTGAAGGACAACGACCCCGAGCTGTTTGAGCGGGTGAAGGCGCGCGTTGCAGAAGGACGGTGGGAGCTTGTCGGCGGCATGTGGGTTGAACCGGACCTGAACCTTCCGAGCGGAGAGTCCCTGATCCGGCAGATGCTGTATGGACAGCGCTTTTATTTGAAGGAGTTCGGAAAAACGTCGAATATCGAATGGCTGCCCGATACGTTCGGGTATTGCGCTTCGCTGCCGCAAATATTAAAACACGGCAAAGTGGAATATTTCATGACGACCAAGCTGGGCTGGAACGACACGAACTTGTTCCCGTACGATTTGTTCCGCTGGGTGGGGATCGATGGAACGCCGATTTTGTCTTATCTGAATCATGGCGTGAATGAAAACACGCTTCCGAAGGATATTCATGACCATTGGCAGTCTTACCGTGAAAAATCCAGACATAACGAGCAGATGCTGCTCTACGGGCATGGGGATGGCGGGGGCGGCGTGACCCGCGAAATGCTGGAATACGTCGACCGATCCGAACTGATGGTTGGACAACCCGCAAGCCGCTACAGCACAGCTTCGCAGTTTTTTGAGCAAATTGCCGAAGCAGATCCGGTGCTGCCAAATTGGCGGGGCGACCTGTATCTGGAACTGCACCGGGGCACCTATACGACCCATGCTCGCAACAAACGAAATAACCGTAAAGCAGAAGTATTGTACCGGGAAGCGGAGATATGGAATTCGCTGGCACGGCCGGACATGGATGCTTCGAAGCGGGAAGATGCGCTGCAGCAGCTGCATGAAGGCTGGAAGCTGATACTGTTAAACCAGTTCCACGATATCATTCCCGGATCTGCGATCACCGAAACATACCATACTTCTGAGAAAGAATACAAAGAGATCTTTAGCAAAGGCGAAATGGGTCTTCGGAAAGGACTGGAGGCGATCGCGGCCGCGATCGACACGACCCGCCATGAGGGAATACCATATGCCGTGTTCAACAGCCTGGGCTGGAGCCGCAGCGCCACGATTCGCATCGAAACGGAAGAGAGCGATTTGGCGGCTTATGATGAACATGGCTCGAAGCTTGAATCGGATCGGGTGAATGGAGGCCTTTCCGTCTATGTTCCGGAAGTTCCGGCATTCGGTTATAGAACTGTATGGTTGAAGGCAGTTCCCGAAGAGGGCGCCATTCCAAAAACGCAAGATGCTGCGGCATTCGAGAATACGTGGGAAACCGCCTATTACGTTGTCCGTTTCAATGAACGGGGCGAAATCGCAAGCCTGTTCGACAAAACGGCCGGTCGAGAGATCGTAAAACATGGTGAGCGGGCCAACCGATTCCACTTTTTCCATGACCGTCCGACCCTGTGGGATGCATGGGACATCGACGACCG
Encoded proteins:
- a CDS encoding glycoside hydrolase family 3 N-terminal domain-containing protein; protein product: MLLYKDKTRSAEERAEHLLGMMTVEEKVGQLVQPFGWQTYDYKNGVVTLKETFKQQVENGGIGSLYGVLRADPWTGVTLENGLSAREGAEAVNQIQRYAVEHSRLGIPILIGEECSHGHMAIDGTVFPVPLLLGSTWNVDLYREMCQAVAKETRAQGGAVTYSPVLDVVRDPRWGRTEECFAEDPYLIGEFAAAAVHGLQGENLNSDSSVAATLKHFVGYGSSEGGRNAGPVHMGWRELLEVDLYPFKKAVEAGAASIMPAYNEIDGVPCTVNTELLNEVLRKQWGFDGMVITDCGAINMLAAGHDVAEDGLDASVQAIEAGIDMEMSGEMFGRYLLEALNQGRLDIEVLDRAVRHVLTLKFKLGLFENPYVDSDRAERVIGCDGHVGLARKLAEEGIVLLKNEDGVLPLDERSGKIAVIGPNADSGYNQLGDYTSPQPPEKVATVLKGIRARLAEESERVLYAPGCRIKGDDREGFEYALACASQADTVVMVVGGSSARDFGEGTIDLRTGASKVSDNSWNDMDCGEGIDRMTLGLAGVQLELMQEIHKLGKRLIVVYINGRPIAEPWIDEHADAILEAWYPGQEGGHAVAGILFGDINPSGRLTVSIPKHVGQLPVYYNGKRSRGKRYLEEDSKARYPFGYGLSYTTYNYDRLTITKDSIAADESAVVSVDVTNTGNMAGAEVVQLYISDAVSKVSRPQLELKGFAKVELDPGETKTVSFEIGKEQLQYIGRDLKPVVEPGLFHIHIGRNVNDTLSTSLIVQEEE
- a CDS encoding alpha-mannosidase gives rise to the protein MERIRRFIRELSENQWLEQMDYGLWDITRSYYKLPGEYENEASYPEGLALNPFPSVQGTTYFFKTKLQLPAEWTQEPFGLVFNSGGEGLLRVNGTSFQGLDRNHTYVTLDPRVIGESPELEIELFDPVPEPVDPLNQQAVINPPITSITSQFVKPNFAVQSLMYTVTVVRDSIALLPQEDFRRVRLMEALYRAMDRFVNLDQASIREGSEIKQIEARLSQEVREIGGNAEGLEHMIGQSHIDIAWLWPVRETVRKASRTFSTIDRLMAEYPEFRYAQSQPLLFAFLKDNDPELFERVKARVAEGRWELVGGMWVEPDLNLPSGESLIRQMLYGQRFYLKEFGKTSNIEWLPDTFGYCASLPQILKHGKVEYFMTTKLGWNDTNLFPYDLFRWVGIDGTPILSYLNHGVNENTLPKDIHDHWQSYREKSRHNEQMLLYGHGDGGGGVTREMLEYVDRSELMVGQPASRYSTASQFFEQIAEADPVLPNWRGDLYLELHRGTYTTHARNKRNNRKAEVLYREAEIWNSLARPDMDASKREDALQQLHEGWKLILLNQFHDIIPGSAITETYHTSEKEYKEIFSKGEMGLRKGLEAIAAAIDTTRHEGIPYAVFNSLGWSRSATIRIETEESDLAAYDEHGSKLESDRVNGGLSVYVPEVPAFGYRTVWLKAVPEEGAIPKTQDAAAFENTWETAYYVVRFNERGEIASLFDKTAGREIVKHGERANRFHFFHDRPTLWDAWDIDDRYEQQPAGEAELLEKRLILSGRTKDVLRFRWRIGQSEITQDMIFYHHDPRIDFETHVSWHEAHKLLKVGFPIDVVTEKATFEIPFGSLERATHRNTSWEQAQYEVCGHRFADVSEHGYGVSLLNDCKYGYDVQGSTIRLSLLRAPKWPDTTADIGEHDFTYSLLPHQGDWRNAHTVRYAAELNHEMPVLPLETGQPGTRPAVQSLISLDSRHVVLDTVKPAEDGKGMILRFYESSGGREQVELQWPYAFQDAYLSNALEDPVQKLQPEEGRLMLSFAPYEIKTILLRQAEL